One genomic window of Roseateles sp. DAIF2 includes the following:
- the carB gene encoding carbamoyl-phosphate synthase large subunit has protein sequence MAKRTDIKSILIIGAGPIIIGQACEFDYSGAQACKALREEGYKVILVNSNPATIMTDPDTADVTYIEPITWQVVEKIIAKERPDAILPTMGGQTALNCALDLHRHGVLDKYKVEMIGANEHAIEKAEDRLKFKDAMTKIGLGSAKSGIAHSMEEALAVQKKIKDEIGGTGFPMVIRPSFTLGGTGGGIAYNPEEFEEICKRGLDLSPTNELLIEESLIGWKEYEMEVVRDKADNCIIVCSIENLDPMGVHTGDSITVAPAQTLTDKEYQLLRNASIAILREIGVDTGGSNVQFSINPEDGRMVVIEMNPRVSRSSALASKATGFPIAKIAAKLAVGYTLDELRNDITGGVTPASFEPSIDYVVTKIPRFAFEKFPMADSRLTTQMKSVGEVMAMGRSFQESFQKALRGLETGIDGLSERSTDREEIVQEIGEPGPERILFVGDAFRLGMSLQEVFEETAIDPWFLAQIEQIVKIEASLKGRTLASLSTDELRLLKKKGFSDKRLAKLLGTNQHEVRKARHAQGVRPVYKRVDTCAAEFATETAYMYSTYDEECEAEPTTKKKIMVLGGGPNRIGQGIEFDYCCVHAALAMREDGYETIMVNCNPETVSTDYDTSDRLYFEPVTLEDVLEIVAKEKPVGVIVQYGGQTPLKLALDLEANGVPIIGTSPDSIDVAEDRERFQKLLHELGLKQPPNRTARTEEQAVTLANEIGYPLVVRPSYVLGGRAMEIVHGDKDLERYMREAVRVSEKSPVLLDRFLEDAVEVDVDCISDGTDVMIGGIMEHIEAAGIHSGDSACSLPPYTLAADIQDELRRQSAAMAKALKVIGLMNVQFAIQGDVTKGLAACTVYVLEVNPRASRTVPYVSKATGQQLAKIAARCMAGVKLKDQKDRKGEVPREVVPPYYSVKEAVFPFNKFPGVDPILSPEMRSTGEVMGAAKTFGEAMLKSQLGAGSRLPRQGNVLITVKNADKARAIAVAKDLHALGFGVVATKGTAASIAEAGVPVSVVNKVKDGRPHIVDMIKGGEIQLVFTTVDETRTAIADSRHIRQAALANRVTYYTTMAGCEAAVEGMKHQDGLLVQSLQELHAELN, from the coding sequence ATGGCAAAACGTACCGACATCAAGAGCATCCTGATCATCGGCGCCGGCCCGATCATCATCGGCCAGGCCTGCGAGTTCGACTACTCAGGCGCCCAGGCCTGCAAGGCCCTGCGCGAGGAGGGCTACAAGGTCATCCTGGTCAACAGCAACCCGGCGACCATCATGACGGACCCGGACACCGCGGACGTCACCTATATCGAGCCGATCACCTGGCAGGTGGTCGAGAAGATCATCGCCAAGGAGCGCCCGGACGCGATCCTGCCGACCATGGGCGGCCAGACCGCGCTGAACTGCGCGCTGGACCTGCACCGCCATGGCGTGCTGGACAAGTACAAGGTCGAGATGATCGGCGCCAACGAGCACGCGATCGAGAAGGCCGAGGACCGCCTGAAGTTCAAGGACGCGATGACCAAGATCGGCCTGGGCTCGGCCAAGTCCGGCATCGCGCATTCGATGGAAGAGGCGCTGGCCGTCCAGAAGAAGATCAAGGACGAGATCGGTGGCACCGGCTTCCCGATGGTGATCCGCCCCAGCTTCACGCTGGGCGGCACCGGCGGCGGCATCGCCTACAACCCCGAGGAATTCGAGGAGATCTGCAAGCGCGGTCTGGACCTGTCGCCGACCAACGAGCTGCTGATCGAGGAATCGCTGATCGGCTGGAAGGAATACGAGATGGAAGTGGTCCGCGACAAGGCGGACAACTGCATCATCGTCTGCTCGATCGAGAATCTGGACCCGATGGGCGTGCATACCGGTGACTCGATCACCGTGGCCCCGGCGCAGACCCTGACCGACAAGGAATACCAGCTGCTGCGCAACGCCTCGATCGCGATCCTGCGCGAGATCGGCGTGGATACCGGCGGCTCCAATGTGCAGTTCTCGATCAATCCCGAGGACGGCCGCATGGTCGTCATCGAGATGAACCCGCGCGTCTCGCGCTCCTCGGCGCTGGCCTCCAAGGCCACCGGCTTCCCGATCGCCAAGATCGCGGCCAAGCTGGCGGTGGGCTACACCCTGGACGAGCTGCGCAACGACATCACCGGCGGCGTGACCCCGGCGTCCTTCGAGCCCTCGATCGACTATGTCGTCACCAAGATCCCGCGCTTCGCCTTCGAGAAGTTCCCGATGGCCGATTCGCGCCTGACCACGCAGATGAAGTCGGTCGGCGAGGTGATGGCGATGGGCCGCAGCTTCCAGGAATCGTTCCAGAAGGCCCTGCGCGGCCTGGAGACCGGCATCGACGGCCTGAGCGAGCGCTCGACCGATCGCGAGGAGATCGTGCAGGAGATCGGCGAGCCCGGCCCGGAGCGCATCCTCTTCGTCGGCGACGCCTTCCGTCTGGGCATGAGCCTGCAAGAGGTGTTCGAAGAGACCGCCATCGACCCCTGGTTCCTGGCCCAGATCGAGCAGATCGTGAAGATCGAGGCCTCGCTGAAGGGGCGCACGCTGGCGTCGCTGTCGACCGACGAGCTGCGCCTGCTGAAGAAGAAGGGCTTCTCGGACAAGCGCCTAGCCAAGCTGCTGGGCACCAACCAGCATGAGGTGCGCAAGGCGCGCCATGCCCAGGGTGTGCGCCCGGTCTACAAGCGGGTCGACACCTGCGCGGCCGAGTTCGCGACCGAGACGGCCTACATGTACTCCACCTATGACGAGGAGTGCGAGGCCGAGCCTACGACCAAGAAGAAGATCATGGTGCTGGGCGGCGGCCCGAACCGGATCGGCCAGGGCATCGAGTTCGACTATTGCTGCGTGCATGCCGCGCTGGCGATGCGCGAGGACGGCTACGAGACCATCATGGTCAACTGCAATCCCGAGACCGTCTCGACCGACTACGACACCAGCGACCGCCTCTACTTCGAGCCGGTGACCCTGGAGGACGTGCTGGAGATCGTCGCGAAGGAAAAGCCGGTCGGCGTGATCGTGCAGTACGGCGGCCAGACCCCGCTGAAGCTGGCGCTGGACCTGGAGGCCAACGGCGTGCCCATCATCGGCACCAGCCCGGACTCGATCGACGTGGCCGAGGACCGCGAGCGCTTCCAGAAGCTGCTGCATGAGCTGGGCCTGAAGCAGCCGCCGAACCGCACCGCGCGCACCGAGGAGCAGGCCGTCACCCTGGCCAACGAGATCGGCTATCCGCTGGTGGTACGCCCGAGCTATGTGCTGGGCGGCCGCGCGATGGAGATCGTGCATGGCGACAAGGACCTGGAGCGCTATATGCGCGAGGCCGTGCGCGTCAGCGAGAAATCGCCGGTGCTGCTGGACCGCTTCCTGGAGGATGCGGTCGAGGTCGATGTGGACTGCATCTCCGACGGCACCGATGTGATGATCGGCGGCATCATGGAGCATATCGAGGCGGCCGGCATCCACTCCGGCGACTCGGCCTGCTCGCTGCCGCCCTACACCCTGGCCGCGGACATCCAGGACGAGTTGCGCCGCCAGAGCGCGGCGATGGCCAAGGCCCTGAAGGTGATCGGCCTGATGAACGTGCAGTTCGCGATCCAGGGCGACGTGACGAAGGGTCTCGCGGCCTGCACCGTCTATGTGCTGGAGGTGAACCCGCGCGCTTCGCGCACCGTGCCCTATGTGTCCAAGGCGACCGGCCAGCAGCTGGCCAAGATCGCCGCGCGCTGCATGGCCGGCGTCAAACTGAAGGACCAGAAGGATCGCAAGGGCGAGGTGCCGCGCGAGGTGGTGCCGCCGTACTACAGCGTCAAGGAGGCGGTCTTCCCCTTCAACAAGTTCCCCGGCGTCGACCCGATCCTGAGCCCCGAGATGCGCTCGACCGGCGAGGTGATGGGCGCGGCCAAGACCTTCGGCGAGGCGATGCTGAAGAGCCAGCTCGGCGCCGGCAGCCGCCTGCCGCGCCAGGGCAATGTGCTGATCACGGTGAAGAACGCCGACAAGGCGCGCGCCATCGCGGTGGCCAAGGACCTGCATGCGCTGGGCTTCGGCGTGGTTGCGACCAAGGGCACGGCCGCCAGCATCGCCGAGGCCGGCGTGCCGGTGAGCGTGGTCAACAAGGTCAAGGACGGCCGCCCGCACATCGTCGACATGATCAAGGGCGGCGAGATCCAGCTGGTGTTCACCACCGTGGATGAGACCCGCACCGCGATCGCCGACAGCCGCCACATCCGCCAGGCGGCGCTGGCCAACCGGGTGACCTACTACACCACGATGGCCGGCTGCGAGGCCGCGGTCGAGGGCATGAAGCACCAGGACGGTTTATTGGTGCAATCCTTACAAGAGCTGCACGCCGAACTGAACTAA
- the carA gene encoding glutamine-hydrolyzing carbamoyl-phosphate synthase small subunit: MLPDLLSFPPAILALADGTVFKGSAIGAAGHTVGEVVFNTALTGYQEILTDPSYCRQIVTLTYPHIGNYGVNEEDIEASKIHAAGLIIKEPPILDSNFRKSRTLVQYLRDEGTVAIADIDTRRLTRVLRTTGAQNGCILALAAGERITDAHIADAIAKAKAAPSMAGLDLAKVVSRSEKQSWTQTEWVLGKGYGEQTAPKFHVVAYDFGVKSNILRMLASRGCRITVVPAQTPASAVFDLEPDGVFLSNGPGDPEPCDYAIKAAAQLIEAGIPTFGICLGHQIMALASGAKTFKMKFGHHGANHPVKDLDNGRVSITSQNHGFAVDAESLPANLRATHISLFDGTLQGLARTDKPAFCFQGHPEASPGPHDISYLFDRFIGLMTKA; this comes from the coding sequence GTGCTGCCCGATCTGCTTTCCTTTCCCCCAGCGATCCTCGCCCTGGCAGACGGCACGGTCTTCAAAGGCAGCGCCATCGGCGCTGCCGGCCACACGGTCGGCGAAGTGGTGTTCAACACCGCGCTGACCGGCTACCAGGAAATCCTCACCGACCCGAGCTACTGCCGGCAGATCGTCACCCTGACGTATCCGCATATCGGCAATTACGGCGTCAACGAGGAGGACATCGAGGCCTCGAAGATCCATGCCGCCGGTCTGATCATCAAGGAGCCTCCGATCCTTGATTCCAACTTCCGCAAGAGCCGCACCTTGGTGCAGTACCTGCGCGACGAGGGCACGGTGGCGATTGCCGACATCGACACCCGCCGCCTGACCCGCGTGCTGCGCACCACCGGCGCGCAGAACGGCTGCATCCTGGCGCTGGCCGCCGGCGAGCGGATCACCGACGCGCATATCGCCGACGCGATCGCGAAGGCCAAGGCCGCGCCCAGCATGGCCGGCCTGGACCTGGCCAAGGTGGTGAGCCGCAGCGAGAAGCAGAGCTGGACCCAGACCGAGTGGGTGCTGGGCAAGGGCTATGGCGAGCAGACGGCCCCGAAGTTCCACGTCGTGGCCTATGACTTCGGCGTCAAGAGCAACATCCTGCGCATGCTGGCCTCGCGCGGCTGCCGGATCACCGTGGTGCCGGCGCAGACCCCGGCCAGCGCGGTGTTCGACCTGGAGCCGGACGGCGTGTTCCTGTCCAACGGCCCCGGCGATCCGGAGCCCTGCGACTACGCGATCAAGGCCGCCGCGCAGCTGATCGAGGCCGGCATCCCGACCTTCGGCATCTGCCTGGGGCATCAGATCATGGCCCTGGCCTCGGGCGCCAAGACCTTCAAGATGAAGTTCGGCCACCATGGCGCGAACCATCCGGTCAAGGACCTGGACAACGGCCGCGTCTCGATCACCAGCCAGAACCACGGCTTCGCGGTCGATGCCGAGTCGCTGCCAGCGAACCTGCGCGCGACGCACATCAGCCTGTTCGACGGCACCCTGCAGGGCCTGGCCCGCACCGACAAGCCGGCCTTCTGCTTCCAGGGGCACCCGGAAGCCAGCCCCGGCCCGCACGATATTTCCTACCTGTTCGACCGCTTCATCGGTCTGATGACCAAGGCCTGA
- the rlmD gene encoding 23S rRNA (uracil(1939)-C(5))-methyltransferase RlmD has translation MTQQNEWLKVESLDLEAQGVAHNSEGKVVFIDGALPGEEVQVTVGRKKNNWEQGALVALRRESSQRVTPGCPHFGLHAGACGGCKMQHLHAGAQVAVKQRVVEDNLWHLGKVKPETLLRPIEGPTWGYRYRARFSVRYVAKKGVVLIGFHERKSRYVADMQVCKVVPKSVSDLLMPLRLLIASMAERDRLPQIELAMGDNGSGTVIALVLRHLNPLPDEDKAKLREFAQFYPGVQWWLQPKGPDTVQLLDEGGPELAYTLPEFGVVMPFKPTDFTQVNPHINTVLVGRALRLLQVQKHERVIDWFCGLGNFTLPLATQAREVLGIEGSEALVQRSRENAKRNGLDATTRFVARNLFEMTPELLAADGVADKWLVDPPREGAFALAKAVADIAENPELAPGWTPPKRIVYVSCNPATLARDAGLLVNVAGYRCTAASAVNMFPHTAHVESIAVFER, from the coding sequence ATGACGCAACAGAACGAATGGCTGAAGGTCGAGTCGCTCGACCTGGAAGCCCAGGGCGTGGCCCACAACAGCGAAGGCAAGGTCGTTTTCATCGATGGGGCGCTGCCCGGTGAAGAGGTGCAGGTCACAGTCGGCCGCAAGAAGAACAACTGGGAGCAGGGCGCGCTGGTGGCGCTGCGCCGCGAGAGCTCGCAGCGCGTGACGCCCGGCTGCCCGCATTTCGGCCTGCATGCCGGCGCCTGCGGCGGCTGCAAGATGCAGCATCTGCATGCCGGCGCCCAGGTGGCGGTGAAGCAGCGCGTGGTCGAGGACAACCTCTGGCACCTTGGCAAGGTCAAGCCCGAGACCCTGTTGCGCCCGATCGAGGGTCCGACCTGGGGCTACCGCTATCGCGCGCGCTTCTCGGTGCGCTATGTGGCGAAGAAGGGCGTGGTGCTGATCGGCTTCCACGAGCGCAAGAGCCGCTATGTGGCCGACATGCAGGTCTGCAAGGTGGTGCCGAAGTCCGTCAGCGACCTGCTGATGCCGCTGCGCCTGTTGATCGCCAGCATGGCCGAGCGGGACCGTCTGCCGCAGATCGAGCTGGCGATGGGCGACAACGGCAGCGGCACCGTGATCGCACTGGTGCTGCGCCATCTGAACCCGCTGCCGGACGAGGACAAGGCCAAGTTGCGCGAGTTCGCGCAGTTCTATCCGGGCGTGCAATGGTGGCTGCAGCCCAAGGGGCCGGATACCGTGCAGCTGCTGGACGAGGGCGGGCCGGAACTGGCCTACACGCTGCCCGAATTCGGCGTCGTGATGCCCTTCAAGCCGACCGACTTCACCCAGGTGAATCCGCACATCAACACGGTGCTGGTCGGGCGCGCGCTGCGCCTGCTGCAGGTGCAAAAGCATGAGCGGGTGATCGACTGGTTCTGCGGCCTGGGCAACTTCACCCTGCCGCTGGCGACGCAGGCGCGCGAGGTGCTAGGCATCGAGGGCAGCGAGGCCCTGGTGCAGCGCTCGCGCGAGAACGCCAAGCGCAACGGGCTGGATGCGACGACGCGCTTCGTCGCGCGCAATCTGTTCGAGATGACGCCGGAGCTGCTGGCGGCCGATGGCGTGGCCGACAAATGGCTGGTCGACCCGCCGCGCGAGGGGGCCTTCGCGCTGGCCAAGGCCGTGGCCGACATTGCCGAGAACCCCGAGCTGGCGCCGGGCTGGACGCCGCCAAAGCGCATCGTTTATGTGTCCTGCAATCCGGCCACCCTGGCACGCGACGCGGGCCTGCTGGTCAATGTGGCCGGCTACCGCTGCACCGCGGCCAGCGCGGTGAACATGTTCCCGCACACGGCGCATGTAGAGAGCATCGCGGTGTTCGAGCGCTGA
- a CDS encoding Bax inhibitor-1/YccA family protein, with protein sequence MNESLQTQYGGAYGSGLTVDRQRVLRNTYWLLALSMVPTVLGAWLGVATGIMASMGMGMSMIVFFVGAFGLMFLVEKTKNSSTGVIALLAFTFFMGLMLSRLIGAILGFKNGASLIMMAFGGTGAIFFAMASLATVIKRDLSSMGKFLFVGAIILLVAGIANVFLQSSALMLTIMVLAMAVFSAFMLYDIKRVLDGGETNYISATLAIYLDIYNVFQSLLSLLGIFGGERD encoded by the coding sequence ATGAACGAAAGCCTGCAAACCCAATACGGCGGTGCCTATGGCTCCGGCCTGACGGTTGACCGCCAGCGCGTGCTGCGCAACACCTACTGGCTGTTGGCCCTGTCGATGGTGCCTACCGTGCTCGGCGCCTGGCTGGGTGTGGCCACCGGCATCATGGCCTCGATGGGCATGGGCATGAGCATGATCGTGTTCTTCGTCGGCGCCTTCGGCCTGATGTTCCTGGTCGAGAAGACCAAGAACAGCAGCACCGGCGTGATTGCCCTGCTCGCCTTCACCTTCTTCATGGGCCTGATGCTGTCGCGCCTGATCGGCGCGATCCTGGGCTTCAAGAACGGTGCCAGCCTGATCATGATGGCCTTCGGCGGCACCGGCGCGATCTTCTTCGCGATGGCCAGCCTGGCCACCGTGATCAAGCGTGACCTGTCCAGCATGGGCAAGTTCCTGTTCGTCGGCGCCATCATCCTGCTGGTGGCCGGCATCGCGAACGTGTTCCTGCAGTCCTCGGCCCTGATGCTGACCATCATGGTGCTGGCGATGGCCGTGTTCTCCGCCTTCATGCTGTACGACATCAAGCGCGTGCTGGACGGCGGCGAGACCAACTACATCAGCGCCACCCTGGCGATCTACCTGGACATCTACAACGTGTTCCAGAGCCTGCTGTCGCTGCTGGGCATCTTTGGCGGAGAAAGGGACTAA
- the surE gene encoding 5'/3'-nucleotidase SurE, giving the protein MRILIANDDGYLAPGLAALVKACEGLGQIDVIAPEQNASGTSNALTLSRPLSVFTAANGYRYVNGTPSDCVHVALTGLLDYRPDLVISGINNGANMGDDTLYSGTVAAATEGFLFGIPSIAFSQVEKGWVELEAAAQAARAIIEQVLAGGLGHAFLLNVNMPNRPDAATLPRRITRLGRRHASEAVIRQTNPRGETIYWIGPAGDAREAGEGTDFHATANGMVSITPLQVDLSDHAGMPAWRQRLGLPT; this is encoded by the coding sequence ATGCGTATCCTGATTGCGAATGACGATGGTTATCTGGCACCGGGCCTGGCGGCCCTGGTGAAGGCCTGCGAGGGGCTGGGCCAGATCGACGTGATTGCCCCCGAGCAGAATGCCAGCGGCACCTCCAATGCGCTGACCCTGAGCCGCCCGTTGTCGGTCTTCACCGCGGCCAACGGCTACCGCTATGTCAACGGCACGCCCTCGGACTGCGTGCATGTGGCGCTGACCGGCCTGCTGGACTACCGGCCCGACCTGGTGATCTCGGGCATCAACAACGGCGCCAATATGGGCGACGACACGCTCTATTCGGGCACCGTCGCGGCGGCCACCGAAGGCTTCCTGTTCGGCATCCCCTCGATCGCCTTCTCGCAGGTCGAGAAGGGCTGGGTCGAGCTCGAGGCCGCGGCGCAGGCCGCGCGCGCGATCATCGAACAGGTGCTGGCCGGCGGCCTCGGCCATGCCTTCCTGCTGAACGTCAACATGCCGAACCGGCCCGACGCGGCCACGCTGCCGCGCCGCATCACGCGCCTGGGCCGGCGCCATGCCAGCGAGGCGGTGATCCGCCAGACCAACCCGCGCGGCGAGACGATCTACTGGATCGGCCCGGCCGGCGATGCGCGCGAGGCGGGCGAAGGCACCGATTTCCACGCCACCGCCAACGGCATGGTGTCGATCACGCCACTGCAGGTGGACCTCAGCGACCATGCTGGCATGCCGGCCTGGCGTCAGCGCCTGGGCCTGCCCACATGA
- a CDS encoding protein-L-isoaspartate(D-aspartate) O-methyltransferase has protein sequence MSTGEAPRRRFPLPLDKLSPQPAAKAQPRELLRPQRHLQQAAQDAARQAAPSGLGMDSAGVRLRMVQRLQREGLKDERVVQALAAVPRHEFVDTALAIQAYEDTSLPIGHGQTISKPSVVGRMIELLMAGANARAQGQLGRVLEIGTGCGYQAAVLACLARQVLSIERLKPLHEKARANLEALRLGGRVRLIYGDGRLGHAGAGPFDAIIAAAGGEDLPEAWLAQLAPGGRLVAPMLAPGGRSQVLVVVDHLVEAGVSRLVRTLHEPVLFVPLKSGVL, from the coding sequence ATGAGCACTGGCGAGGCGCCGCGCCGGCGTTTCCCGCTGCCGCTGGACAAGCTGAGCCCGCAGCCGGCGGCCAAGGCGCAGCCGCGCGAGCTGCTGCGCCCGCAGCGCCACTTGCAGCAGGCCGCGCAGGATGCGGCGCGCCAGGCAGCGCCCAGCGGCCTGGGCATGGACTCGGCCGGCGTGCGCCTGCGCATGGTGCAGCGCCTGCAGCGCGAGGGCCTGAAGGACGAGCGCGTGGTGCAGGCGCTGGCGGCGGTGCCGCGGCATGAGTTCGTCGACACCGCGCTGGCGATCCAGGCCTATGAGGACACCAGCCTGCCGATCGGGCATGGCCAGACCATCTCCAAACCCTCGGTGGTGGGGCGGATGATCGAGCTGCTGATGGCCGGCGCGAACGCGCGCGCGCAGGGGCAGCTCGGTCGCGTGCTCGAGATCGGCACCGGCTGCGGCTACCAGGCCGCGGTGCTGGCCTGCCTGGCGCGCCAGGTGCTCAGCATCGAACGGCTGAAGCCGCTGCACGAGAAGGCGCGCGCCAACCTGGAGGCGCTGCGCCTGGGCGGCCGGGTGCGCCTGATCTATGGCGACGGGCGGCTCGGTCATGCCGGCGCCGGGCCTTTTGATGCGATCATCGCGGCGGCCGGCGGCGAGGACCTGCCCGAGGCCTGGCTGGCCCAGCTGGCGCCGGGCGGCCGGCTGGTCGCGCCGATGCTCGCGCCGGGTGGGCGCAGCCAGGTGCTGGTGGTCGTCGATCACCTGGTGGAGGCGGGCGTTTCGCGCCTGGTCCGGACGCTTCATGAGCCCGTGCTTTTCGTGCCCCTAAAATCGGGCGTCCTGTGA
- a CDS encoding heme-binding protein has protein sequence MKQKAYLTLDDVKRIAAAAEAEATSHGWAVSIAIVDDGGHLLWLQRLDGAAPISAQIAPAKAHTAALGRRESKIYEDMINQGRVSFLSAPGLNGLLEGGVPVLVDGVCVGAVGVSGVKSSEDAQIARAGIAALG, from the coding sequence ATGAAACAAAAAGCCTACCTGACCCTGGATGACGTCAAGCGCATCGCCGCCGCTGCCGAAGCCGAGGCCACCAGCCACGGCTGGGCCGTCAGCATCGCCATCGTCGACGACGGCGGCCATCTGTTGTGGCTGCAGCGCCTGGACGGCGCCGCCCCGATCTCCGCGCAGATCGCGCCGGCCAAGGCGCACACCGCCGCGCTGGGTCGCCGCGAGTCGAAGATCTACGAGGACATGATCAACCAGGGCCGCGTGTCCTTCCTGAGCGCGCCCGGCCTGAACGGCCTGCTGGAAGGCGGCGTGCCGGTGCTGGTCGACGGCGTCTGCGTCGGCGCGGTCGGCGTCAGCGGCGTCAAGTCCAGCGAAGACGCCCAGATCGCCCGCGCCGGCATCGCGGCCTTGGGCTGA
- the rpoS gene encoding RNA polymerase sigma factor RpoS: MRSADELNASAAAPPAADDEDDDASALRSNGSAGAPAADVDLGNALQAYLRDIRRTPLLTPQQEYDTAVRARAGEFAARQAMIEHNLRLVVSIAKNYLGRGLPMSDLIEEGNLGLMHAIGKFEPERGFRFSTYASWWIRQSIERALMHQARLVRLPVHIVRELNQVLKARRALEALRSQDGQEAVVRAEDIAAQLNQPLAHVAELLAYAELPSSLDSPVDRNGEGGESMMDLVADEQAVDPMGLRLSHELEALLAHGLASLNEREREVLAGRYGLADREPETLDVLAIRLGLTRERIRQIQIEALNKLKRNMMRHGISRDAIF; encoded by the coding sequence ATGCGCAGTGCCGACGAACTGAACGCCTCCGCCGCCGCGCCACCCGCGGCCGACGATGAGGATGACGATGCCAGCGCCTTGCGCAGCAATGGCAGTGCAGGCGCCCCGGCCGCCGATGTCGATCTCGGCAATGCGCTGCAGGCCTATCTGCGCGACATCCGTCGCACCCCGCTGCTGACGCCCCAGCAGGAATACGACACCGCGGTGCGCGCCCGCGCCGGCGAGTTCGCCGCGCGCCAGGCGATGATCGAGCACAACCTGCGCCTGGTGGTCAGCATCGCGAAGAACTACCTCGGCCGCGGCCTGCCGATGAGCGACCTGATCGAGGAGGGCAATCTCGGCCTGATGCATGCGATCGGCAAGTTCGAGCCCGAGCGCGGCTTCCGTTTCTCGACCTATGCCAGCTGGTGGATCCGCCAGAGCATCGAGCGTGCGCTGATGCATCAGGCGCGCCTGGTGCGGCTGCCGGTGCATATCGTGCGCGAGCTCAACCAGGTGCTGAAGGCGCGCCGCGCGCTGGAGGCGCTGCGCAGCCAGGACGGCCAGGAGGCCGTGGTGCGCGCCGAGGACATCGCCGCCCAGTTGAACCAGCCGCTGGCCCATGTGGCCGAGCTGCTGGCCTATGCCGAGCTGCCCAGCTCGCTGGATTCGCCGGTCGACCGCAACGGCGAGGGCGGCGAGTCGATGATGGACCTGGTGGCCGACGAGCAGGCCGTCGATCCGATGGGGCTGCGCCTGAGTCATGAACTGGAGGCCCTGTTGGCCCATGGCCTCGCCTCGCTGAACGAGCGCGAGCGCGAGGTGCTGGCGGGCCGCTATGGCCTGGCCGACCGCGAGCCCGAGACCCTGGACGTGCTGGCGATCCGCCTGGGTCTGACGCGCGAGCGCATTCGCCAGATCCAGATCGAGGCGCTGAACAAGCTCAAGCGCAATATGATGCGGCATGGCATCAGCCGCGACGCCATCTTTTAA
- a CDS encoding peptidoglycan DD-metalloendopeptidase family protein yields the protein MQNNLNRISASLASLALAALVVGCASPKHKAPVEDRPVGAQTRPATPAPASSTPAAPEVKPLPGAENAGKPGYYTVKQGDTLIRIALDNGQNWRDLVKWNELENANRIEVGQVLRVVTPGVDAGAVNARPVASAKVESRPLDSKPGTPATGASAPQSPAASAPVTAPPAPTAAANGDDDLPWGWPTGGSVTAGFDEVKNKGLSFGGKAGDPVLAAADGRVVYAGSGLRGYGNLVIIKHNATYLTAYAHNQTLLVKEDQAVRKGQKIAEMGSSDADQVKLHFEVRKQGKPIDPARLLPSR from the coding sequence ATGCAAAACAACCTGAACCGGATCTCCGCGAGCCTGGCCTCGCTCGCTCTCGCCGCCCTGGTGGTGGGCTGCGCCTCGCCCAAACACAAGGCGCCGGTCGAGGACCGGCCGGTCGGCGCGCAGACCCGTCCCGCGACGCCCGCGCCGGCTTCGAGCACGCCCGCCGCGCCCGAGGTGAAGCCGCTGCCCGGCGCCGAGAACGCCGGCAAGCCCGGCTACTACACCGTCAAGCAGGGCGATACGCTGATCCGCATCGCGCTGGACAACGGCCAGAACTGGCGCGACCTGGTGAAGTGGAACGAGCTGGAGAACGCCAACCGCATCGAGGTGGGTCAGGTCTTGCGTGTGGTGACGCCTGGCGTCGATGCCGGCGCGGTCAATGCGCGTCCGGTCGCCTCGGCCAAGGTCGAGAGCCGTCCGCTGGACAGCAAGCCCGGCACGCCCGCCACCGGCGCCTCCGCGCCGCAATCGCCGGCCGCCTCGGCCCCGGTGACCGCGCCGCCGGCCCCCACCGCGGCCGCCAATGGCGACGACGACCTGCCCTGGGGCTGGCCCACCGGTGGCTCGGTGACGGCCGGTTTCGACGAGGTCAAGAACAAGGGCCTGTCCTTTGGCGGCAAGGCCGGTGATCCGGTGCTGGCCGCCGCCGATGGCCGCGTGGTTTACGCAGGTTCGGGCTTGCGCGGCTACGGCAATCTGGTCATCATCAAGCACAACGCAACCTATCTGACGGCCTACGCGCACAACCAGACCTTGCTGGTCAAGGAAGACCAGGCGGTGCGCAAGGGACAGAAGATTGCCGAGATGGGCTCCAGCGACGCCGACCAGGTGAAACTCCACTTCGAGGTGCGCAAGCAGGGCAAGCCCATCGATCCGGCGCGGTTGCTGCCATCTCGTTAG